The Cytobacillus sp. NJ13 sequence CAATTGAAACACCGGTCAGCACGATGAAGTCCAACGTACTAGCAGGTAAGAAGATAGGAATTATCCCTATTCTGCGTGCGGGAATTGGAATGGTTGACGGCATTCTGAAGCTAATTCCAGCTGCAAAAGTGGGCCATATCGGTTTATACCGCGACCCGGAAACACTGCAGCCGGTTGAATACTATGTAAAGCTTCCTAGTGATGTGGAAGAAAGAGATTTCATCGTGGTTGACCCAATGCTTGCAACTGGCGGTTCCGCGATTGAAGCCATCCACTCTCTTAAAAAACGCGGAGGCAAAAATATTAAATTCATGTGCCTGATTGCCGCTCCTGAAGGGGTAGAAGCTGTACAAGAAGCTCACCCTGACGTTGACATCTATATCGCAGCATTAGATGAAAAATTGAACGAAAAAGGCTATATTGTTCCTGGTCTCGGCGATGCAGGCGACCGTTTATTCGGAACGAAATAAAAATTTTTACTATCACATTTTTTTCAAAAGAGATTTTAACAGTTCTGCTTTTAATAATATTATTGAAAAATGCACCTCTTTTAATTGGAGGTGCATTTTTCTGTGCTTTTCTAAAAAGGGGAGGGGAGAAGAGTGTCAGACTAAAGAAAATAACATGGTTGATATGTTGGTGGTTGAGTGGGTGATGATGAGCAGAGGATTCTTTACAGTATTTATCAATATTTATGTTAAAAGTCTCTTTCCCCGCAAAGCTGGAAAAGTTATGATAGAGTATAGAAGAAATGGAAGTAGAATTCATGCTGAAATATAAGCGGTTAACATGCTGATGGTTGTATGGTTATATATAAAATGTTGATATATCAGTTTTTTAGTCTGTTTAATTGGTGTGGCATGGTTGAAGAAATGGCTTTATTGATGGAGTATCCACCGCAAAAATGTTGATGGTGGTTTTGTTGGCGGTTAGGTGGTTGGTCATGGGTAATGCCCAGCAGCGGCTGGGTGATCGGCAAGATACCAAGAAAGGTGCTGAGGACGTTGGCAAATCAGTATTTGACAATGAAGGAGCTTAAAGAGGCGCTTCCGGACATACCTGAGAATAGCTTAAAACGCTATTTACAGGAGCATACAGAATACATAAATTATCGGAAAGAACATAATCGCTATAAAATCCAGGCTTCCGAAATTGAAAAGCTTAAATTCATCCGGAAGTTGTATTCAGATGGGTTAAAAAAAGAGGAAGTCACAGCAAAGCTTGAGGATGCGGGCATCCCAGTCATCATTACAGTGGAAGATGAGGAAGAAAGCAGCACCACCTCACTGGTGAATGTGAATTCCGAACTGACAGATATGAAGAAGCTGGTCAGCTTTCTTGTTCAGCAAAATGAACAGTCCCGTCTTACCCAGAATAAAATCAGAGAGCAAAACAAACAGCTGATTCATGAATTGCAGGAGCTTAAACAAACAATTGAAGATTTAAGAATGGCGCAGGAACAGGGATATGAAAAAGAGAGCGAGAAAGTCACTTCACTCTATGAAAAGCTGATGGCAACACAAAGGTCTGTCGAAGAAGTAGCCGGCGCACTGGAAGTTGAAAAAAGCAAAAGCATCTGGCAGAAGATATTTGGAAAGTAAAGGTATGCCCAAATTGCAAGATTTAGGTTTAGACTGTTGTCTTCAGGGTATTGGCATAATGATTTTAAATACCTGGAGGTCGAATAAATGAGAGCGTTAGCTGTATTAGAAGGAGCATTAATTGTCTGGATTATCATTCTTCTGGGTTCATTAATGGGAACATTCTTTTCCGAAGGTGCTATCGCCGTGGTATTTAAACTGGCAGAAGGAAAAGGAATTCTGCTTACAGTATTATTAATAGCCGCGACCATCACGGATATGTGGAGAGATAAGAAACGGGACCGTTTAATTCAGAAAGGGAAACTTGAACCGAATCAGCTGTTTTAATACATAATAGCAGTAAGCCATCATAGATTTGATGGCTTATTATGTTTATTATAATCTAAAAGAACTATTTTCTGAAAATACTAAAAACTATATTGATAATCAAGTAAAAGATAGATAATATTAATTATACAGAATATTGTATATTGGTTAATCTGTAAAGGAGATGAAGATTTGAAAAGGTTAAAGTTATTGTTAATTGTATTGGCATTAGCCTTAAGTTCTGCAGTGTTTTCTGCAAATAGGGTGAATGCCGAAGAACGGTCTGGACAGAAATTGAGTCATGCCCATCCGAAAAAAGCTGGCTTTGATCCTGAAAAATTGAAGGGAATTGATAAAGCCATTACGGATGCCATTGAGGATGGTGTTACACCCGGTGCAGTGGTTCTCGTGGCCAAGGATGGACAGATTGTCAAAGAGGAAGCGTATGGATATGCACAAAAATACGATATGGGGGAATTGCTCAGTAATCCCCGAAAAATGAAAAAGAAAACAATCTTCGA is a genomic window containing:
- the upp gene encoding uracil phosphoribosyltransferase, giving the protein MAKVYVFDHPLIQHKLTYIREKSTGTKEFRELVDEVATLMAFEITRDMPLEEITIETPVSTMKSNVLAGKKIGIIPILRAGIGMVDGILKLIPAAKVGHIGLYRDPETLQPVEYYVKLPSDVEERDFIVVDPMLATGGSAIEAIHSLKKRGGKNIKFMCLIAAPEGVEAVQEAHPDVDIYIAALDEKLNEKGYIVPGLGDAGDRLFGTK